The following proteins come from a genomic window of Sorghum bicolor cultivar BTx623 chromosome 3, Sorghum_bicolor_NCBIv3, whole genome shotgun sequence:
- the LOC8059143 gene encoding uncharacterized protein LOC8059143 — MPKGAKKRAKLKKQQQQQGHPDDGGNTNNASNGNGNGSDDNNNASSGRDGEHHLRIPPKVSRVDASEDSMESSEEMVTPRAAASEPDEEERKATAAEVSVERAVEADVAGSGEVMVDAFPPETAGQEREGKVDEAEVEVHAAVAQEPEVKDVLVAEESVVQEPVADAPEVEASEVKKEVAKVHPVLESEPKVDEVVVVEETPVAPEVHESEVKDAGAHVVLKEPETNSGNVVVKDSAEVSRSQEDVDVHTTEVARGPAVAASVQRATCWNCCGLFDAFTGSGR, encoded by the exons ATGCCGAAGGGCGCCAAGAAGcgcgccaagctcaagaagcagcagcagcagcagggccaCCCCGACGATGGCGGCAACACCAACAACGCCAGCAACGGCAACGGTAACGGCAGCGATGACAACAACAACGCCTCGAGCGGCCGCGACGGCGAGCACCACCTGCGGATCCCACCCAAAGTTTCTCGCG TGGATGCGAGCGAGGACTCCATGGAGAGCTCCGAGGAGATGGTGACCCCCCGGGCCGCCGCGTCGGAGCCGGACGAGGAGGAGAGGAAGGCCACCGCGGCCGAGGTGTCCGTGGAGCGCGCCGTCGAGGCGGACGTCGCCGGGTCTGGGGAGGTCATGGTGGACGCGTTTCCGCCGGAAACCGCTGGGCAGGAACGTGAGGGCAAGGTGGATGAGGCAGAGGTGGAGGTGCACGCTGCGGTGGCACAGGAACCAGAGGTGAAGGATGTGTTGGTGGCCGAGGAATCCGTGGTGCAGGAGCCAGTGGCTGATGCACCGGAGGTGGAGGCTTCAGAGGTGAAGAAGGAGGTGGCCAAGGTGCATCCCGTGCTTGAATCTGAGCCGAAGGTTGATGAAGTGGTGGTGGTCGAGGAAACGCCTGTAGCTCCTGAGGTACATGAATCAGAGGTGAAGGACGCCGGTGCTCATGTTGTGCTGAAGGAACCAGAGACGAATAGTGGCAATGTGGTGGTCAAGGACTCTGCTGAAGTGTCGCGATCGCAGGAGGATGTTGATGTGCATACTACAGAG GTGGCGCGTGGACCTGCAGTGGCAGCTTCAGTGCAGCGGGCAACATGCTGGAATTGCTGCGGCCTTTTTGATGCATTTACTGGTTCAGGGAGATAG